The following are encoded in a window of Salmo trutta chromosome 9, fSalTru1.1, whole genome shotgun sequence genomic DNA:
- the LOC115200592 gene encoding C-X-C motif chemokine 11-1-like codes for MTNTMTSTVLISFLACLLLVNVEGQVGHSKARCQCLNGMVNHVKPVLIEKLEVYTSSHSCRNMEIIVTLKNGKGKKCLNPEAPFAKKTIEKIMKSQRSVQ; via the exons ATGACCAACACCATGACATCAACGGTCCTCATCAGCTTCCTGGCCTGTCTGCTCCTGGTCAATGTTGAAG GCCAGGTGGGTCATTCTAAAGCTCGGTGCCAGTGTCTGAATGGAATGGTGAACCACGTTAAACCTGTTCTCATTGAGAAGCTCGAAGTGTACACCTCCAGCCACTCCTGCCGGAACATGGAGATCAT TGTCACTCTGAAGAACGGAAAAGGGAAAAAGTGTCTGAATCCAGAGGCTCCATTTGCCAAGAAAACCATTGAGAAAATAATGAAAAGCCAAAG GAGTGTGCAGTAA